In the genome of Cydia strobilella chromosome Z, ilCydStro3.1, whole genome shotgun sequence, one region contains:
- the LOC134755105 gene encoding large ribosomal subunit protein uL30m: protein MNKQLLKVCSPLATFSRARGFAPPPGGIKYPGGITYYPRHPDHKDPEYIPSKLFRVERIKTLKHQPWYLKLIMKELKIDEETRVTIVKNIPEYNARLWKVKHLIKVTPITFPYGEPAPEDIEHTILKENGQCIVTKTLAPQPEQIQALENFDNNKKKMDSTTIKRDSRHKWNQAFGGGF from the exons ATGAATAAACAGCTTCTAAAAGTTTGTAGCCCGTTGGCTACATTCTCAAGAGCAAGAGGTTTCGCTCCTCCACCGGGCGGAATCAAATACCCAGGAGGGATCACATATTATCCAAG gcATCCAGATCACAAAGATCCAGAGTACATCCCTTCAAAGCTCTTTAGAGTGGAACGTATAAAAACCCTGAAACACCAGCCTTGGTACCTGAAACTGATCATGAAAGAGCTGAAAATTGACGAAGAG ACCAGAGTCACCATTGTGAAGAATATACCTGAATATAATGCCAGGCTTTGGAAAGTGAAGCATTTAATAAAAGTCACCCCGATCACTTTCCCCTATGGAGAACCTGCCCCGGAAGACATTGAACATACAATCCTGAAAGAAAATGGACAGTGTATAGTTACAAAAACACTTGCTCCACAACCAGAACAGATTCAAGCATTAGAAAACTTCGATAACAACAAAAAGAAAATGGATTCTACTACAATAAAGAGAGATTCTAGGCATAAGTGGAATCAGGCATTCGGTGGTGGATTTTAG
- the LOC134755161 gene encoding uncharacterized protein LOC134755161 has translation MKRVRFLTPCRAENLVTMNESDCHSPRPFVQRNLDTEAPDLPCVFAQDVLYSPDPVKRFEYSDTSPYPTVNKTEVVSRFDTGNQWSPSNELELSMLDSSSQHPRKPVYFTPVSSASSQENICSAKSRRLHLTPEPTINVLCPIENGKIVTPPNVLHKDDNFFITRGGLNRFQFQDTVQVQMNKMSLGKENHYNVTAHGPVNRAPKPSSQASSGNLDDSCTCHHCNKTQTHSNFNTSTPGNMGHNGPNYGHQRENICLNIIQPPPPQPTCKHCMCSQEKKNTNFSKESISPKHPNAVDKKAWIIERYEQANNQCTDVEKQMNVSKEKREPTVGDLLKIIKLQNEQLQLLQEKVDKLITNASCAPQMPIQNIVREHVAVETIDRDQHKISIGVMTSLEMVRTSTVINKELTKQTYDNTQIQYKEVVKQPVNLNFLDGILPVGKTVEASMHESPDAQHVSNYNDEKTLNEQSLYNVQVDNATTPLMSPDQSLYLDVRDYSESDSGSDHSNVGWTYYNKVMTHVNGMLQDSDMPSSASALYRNTRQQCVQMHIDKTNISVTKRVTFGDEPAVQSADTSLRMNQLAAKYLKAAPAPAPKQNEISFATRNYMERHKIVQGQSSSRRASHVEIPRFLDITTLKQQPKLL, from the exons ATGAAGAGAGTGCGGTTTTTAACTCCGTGTAGGGCAGAAAACTTGGTTACCATGAATGAGTCTGATTGCCATTCGCCCCGACCTTTTGTCCAAAGGAATCTGGACACGGAAGCGCCGGACCTTCCATGTGTTTTTGCACAAGACGTGTTGTATAGTCCAGACCCCGTCAAGAGATTCGAGTATAGCGATACTTCACCTTATCCGACTGTGAACAAGACCGAAGTAGTCAGTAGATTTGATACGGGTAACCAATGGTCGCCCAGCAATGAACTAGAGCTGAGCATGCTGGATTCATCAAGCCAGCATCCTAGAAAACCAGTATACTTTACACCAGTGTCAAGTGCGTCTAGTCAGGAAAACATCTGCAGTGCCAAGAGCAGGAGATTACATTTAACGCCTGAACCAACTATAAATGTTTTATGTCCCATTGAGAATGGTAAAATTGTCACACCACCTAATGTACTGCACAAAGATGATAACTTCTTTATAACCCGCGGAGGCTTGAACAGGTTTCAGTTTCAGGATACAGTTCAGGTTCAGATGAATAAAATGTCCTTGGGGAAGGAGAATCACTACAATGTGACAGCTCATGGTCCTGTGAACAGGGCTCCCAAACCCTCTAGTCAAGCATCCAGTGGCAACTTGGATGATAGCTGCACTTGTCATCACTGTAATAAAACTCAAACCCATTCAAACTTTAATACTTCAACACCTGGAAATATGGGGCATAATGGGCCAAATTATGGGCACCAAAGAGAAAATATTTGCCTAAACATTATACAGCCACCGCCACCACAACCAACTTGTAAACATTGCATGTGTTcacaagaaaagaaaaatacaaattttagtAAAGAATCTATTTCACCAAAGCATCCAAATGCAGTTGACAAGAAAGCATGGATCATAGAAAGGTACGAGCAAGCTAATAACCAATGCACAGATGTTGAAAAACAAATGAATGTAAGCAAGGAAAAGCGAGAACCTACTGTCGGTGACCTCTTAAAGATTATTAAATTGCAAAATGAGCAGTTGCAATTGCTACAAGAGAAAGTGGACAAATTAATAACAAATGCTAGTTGTGCGCCTCAGATGCCCATTCAAAACATTGTGAGGGAGCATGTTGCGGTAGAAACTATAGACAGAGATCAGCACAAGATATCGATAGGGGTGATGACGAGTTTGGAAATGGTGCGAACATCGACAGTAATAAACAAAGAGCTGACGAAGCAAACATACGACAATACACAGATACAGTACAAAGAGGTTGTTAAACAGcctgtaaatttaaattttctcgaTGGTATATTACCTGTAGGTAAGACAGTGGAAGCGAGTATGCATGAGAGCCCTGACGCACAGCATGTGTCAAACTACAATGATGAGAAAACTCTGAATGAGCAGAGTCTGTACAATGTGCAGGTTGATAATGCCACCACACCCCTGATGTCTCCTGACCAAAGCCTTTACTTGGATGTTAGGGATTACAGCGA GTCAGATTCAGGCAGTGACCACTCCAATGTTGGATGGACATACTACAATAAAGTTATG ACACACGTGAATGGCATGCTCCAAGACTCGGACATGCCGTCGTCGGCCAGCGCGCTGTATCGGAACACTAGGCAGCAATGCGTGCAGATGCACATTGACAAGACCAACATATCAGTCACCAAAAG AGTGACGTTCGGCGACGAGCCAGCCGTGCAGTCCGCCGACACAAGCCTGCGTATGAACCAGCTCGCGGCCAAGTACCTGAAGGCtgcgccggcgcccgcgccgaaaCAGAACGAGATAAGCTTCGCCACCAGGAACTATATGGAGAGACACAAGATTGTACAAg GACAAAGTTCGTCAAGACGCGCCTCACATGTTGAGATACCCCGGTTTTTAGACATTACTACTTTAAAACAACAACCAAAGTTGTTATAG
- the LOC134755202 gene encoding uncharacterized protein LOC134755202, with product MNCVRLLNASHRNIYKLSSIKYATHPLKFLEAQTKWQEKDGVSKRWQLIYKAPMDTQLNYTTTYLTLSTVAAAAGGAYYAAVFDKSTMNEPVVIGTDVVIANSPTECLVYFGAFVAFHIMLKVLLNKYVLRLYQDGDNYIAVFRGHIFNTIFKHKFHLKEFKKLRPTIFVSWGDARFDLGNKHGIILENYFKTPEHFNYLLYQNQRHKPQDDDE from the coding sequence ATGAACTGCGTGCGATTGCTGAATGCGAgccatagaaatatatataagcTTTCTTCAATCAAATATGCTACCCATCCACTAAAGTTTTTGGAAGCACAGACAAAATGGCAAGAGAAAGATGGTGTATCGAAGCGGTGGCAGTTGATATACAAAGCGCCCATGGATACACAACTAAATTATACTACGACATACCTCACACTATCGACCGTCGCTGCGGCTGCGGGCGGAGCTTACTATGCTGCAGTGTTCGACAAAAGCACGATGAATGAACCAGTAGTGATAGGAACCGATGTTGTTATAGCCAACAGTCCAACCGAATGTCTTGTTTACTTTGGAGCATTCGTTGCTTTTCACATAATGCTCAAAGTATTACTCAACAAATATGTTCTGCGACTCTACCAGGACGGAGACAACTACATAGCCGTGTTCAGAGGGCACATCTTCAATACCATCTTTAAACACAAGTTCCATCTAAAGGAATTTAAAAAGCTGAGGCCCACTATTTTTGTGTCCTGGGGTGATGCTAGATTTGACCTAGGAAACAAGCATGGAATAATCCTTGAGAACTACTTCAAAACTCCAGagcattttaattatttattgtaccAAAATCAGAGACACAAGCCCCAGGATGATGATGAGTAA